The following are from one region of the Flavimobilis soli genome:
- a CDS encoding MMPL family transporter, which produces MSSALYRLGSWAFRARRTVVALWLVLLVVLGASAGLLQKGFDNSVSIPGTESQAALDQLKATFPQVSGASAQVLVLAPEGADVRADDVAATVRDAADAIADVEHVAAVSTPYIDPLTGDDLSGDAITGGSDDHRAALLTVTLDGPSTTVTDETKEELRAATAALAEALPDGWDATLGGELFASEFPGLTLTEALGVVVALVVLMLTLGSFVAAGMPLLNAILGVAVSMLLVVLSTAFTPVTSTTPMLALMLGLAVGIDYALFIVSRYRELLSEGLDPQEAAARSVATSGSAVVFAGLTVMIALVGLGVAGIPFLTTMGIAGAAAVGISVVVSLTMVPALLGFAGERLRPRPSRRARRAAAAGKAPAPSTTPTRASRFFAGWVNLAVAKPWVTIVVVLGAVVGLALPALNLRLALPDAGVLPESSSARVTYERISDHYGPGSNGPLIITGSVLTSDDPLGLAADLADEMRALPGVADVPLATPNESADTVIVQVVPESGPNDEETAELVQTIRDMRPELQERYDVDISVTGYTAVGIDVSAKLGAALLPFGIFVVGLSLVLLTMVFRSVAVPLKATLGYLLSVLAAFGVVTLVFEDGFAAEMLNVGRLGPVISFMPIILMGVLFGLAMDYEVFLVSRIREDYVHGRDARAAIRSGFAGSAKVVTAAAVIMIAVFFAFVPEGDVNIKPIALGLAVGVAVDAFLVRMTLVPAVLELLGDRAWWMPAWLDRALPSFDVEGEGLHRELSLAGWPGEGTAVAARGLELAPKADVATPIDLEVPERGVLVVDGPARAVTGLLLTLAGRVRPEGGDLKVDDLVLPERAATVRRRAAWLDARRGDARAVDAALREQPRVLVVDHAHHLHGNSHAGAALAAAAQQGTTLVLGTTAPDVLPPGVASTHLLTLPKGE; this is translated from the coding sequence GTGTCCTCCGCCTTGTACCGCCTCGGATCCTGGGCCTTCCGCGCCCGGCGCACCGTCGTCGCCCTCTGGCTCGTCCTGCTCGTCGTCCTCGGTGCGTCCGCGGGCTTGCTCCAGAAGGGCTTCGACAACTCCGTCTCCATCCCCGGGACCGAGTCGCAGGCCGCGCTCGACCAGCTCAAGGCGACCTTCCCCCAGGTCAGCGGTGCTTCCGCGCAGGTGCTCGTCCTCGCGCCCGAGGGCGCGGACGTTCGTGCCGACGACGTCGCCGCGACCGTCCGCGACGCTGCGGACGCGATCGCGGACGTCGAGCACGTCGCCGCCGTCTCGACCCCGTACATCGACCCCCTCACGGGAGACGACCTCAGCGGCGACGCGATCACCGGCGGGAGCGACGACCACCGCGCCGCCCTCCTGACCGTCACCCTCGACGGGCCGTCCACGACCGTCACCGACGAGACCAAGGAAGAGCTGCGCGCCGCGACCGCGGCCCTCGCGGAGGCGCTCCCCGACGGCTGGGACGCGACTCTCGGTGGCGAGCTCTTCGCGTCGGAGTTCCCCGGTCTCACGCTCACCGAGGCGCTCGGCGTCGTCGTCGCGCTCGTCGTGCTCATGCTGACGCTCGGCTCCTTCGTCGCCGCAGGCATGCCCCTGCTCAACGCGATCCTCGGCGTCGCCGTCTCGATGCTCCTCGTCGTCCTGTCGACCGCCTTCACGCCCGTCACCTCGACGACGCCGATGCTCGCGCTCATGCTCGGCCTCGCCGTCGGCATCGACTACGCGCTGTTCATCGTGTCCCGCTACCGCGAGCTGCTCTCCGAAGGGCTCGACCCGCAGGAGGCGGCAGCCCGCTCGGTCGCGACGTCCGGCTCCGCCGTCGTCTTCGCCGGCCTGACCGTCATGATCGCGCTCGTCGGCCTCGGCGTCGCCGGCATCCCCTTCCTCACGACGATGGGCATCGCCGGCGCCGCCGCCGTCGGCATCTCTGTCGTCGTCTCGCTCACGATGGTCCCCGCGCTGCTCGGCTTCGCGGGCGAGCGCCTGCGCCCCCGCCCGTCGCGCCGCGCTCGCCGCGCCGCCGCAGCCGGCAAGGCGCCCGCCCCGAGCACGACGCCGACCCGCGCCTCCCGCTTCTTCGCCGGCTGGGTGAACCTCGCCGTCGCGAAGCCCTGGGTGACGATCGTCGTCGTGCTCGGCGCCGTCGTCGGCCTCGCCCTGCCCGCGCTCAACCTGCGGCTCGCCCTGCCCGACGCGGGCGTCCTGCCCGAGTCGAGCTCCGCGCGCGTCACCTACGAGCGCATCTCCGACCACTACGGCCCCGGCTCGAACGGCCCGCTCATCATCACCGGCTCCGTCCTGACGAGCGACGACCCGCTCGGCCTCGCCGCCGACCTCGCCGACGAGATGCGCGCCCTGCCGGGCGTCGCCGACGTCCCGCTCGCGACGCCCAACGAGTCCGCCGACACGGTCATCGTCCAGGTCGTCCCCGAGTCCGGCCCCAACGACGAGGAGACCGCCGAGCTCGTCCAGACGATCCGCGACATGCGCCCCGAGCTCCAGGAGCGCTACGACGTCGACATCTCGGTGACCGGCTACACCGCCGTCGGCATCGACGTCTCCGCCAAGCTCGGCGCGGCACTCCTGCCCTTCGGCATCTTCGTCGTCGGCCTCTCCCTCGTCCTGCTGACGATGGTGTTCCGCTCGGTCGCCGTGCCGCTCAAGGCGACGCTCGGCTACCTGCTCTCGGTCCTCGCCGCGTTCGGCGTCGTCACCCTCGTCTTCGAGGACGGCTTCGCTGCCGAGATGCTCAACGTCGGCCGCCTCGGCCCCGTCATCTCGTTCATGCCGATCATCCTCATGGGCGTGCTGTTCGGCCTCGCGATGGACTACGAGGTCTTCCTCGTCTCCCGCATCCGCGAGGACTACGTCCACGGGCGCGACGCGCGCGCCGCGATCCGCAGCGGCTTCGCCGGCTCGGCGAAGGTCGTCACGGCCGCCGCGGTCATCATGATCGCCGTCTTCTTCGCGTTCGTCCCCGAGGGCGACGTCAACATCAAGCCGATCGCGCTCGGCCTCGCCGTGGGCGTCGCGGTCGACGCGTTCCTCGTGCGCATGACGCTCGTGCCCGCCGTCCTCGAGCTGCTCGGCGACCGCGCCTGGTGGATGCCCGCGTGGCTCGACCGTGCGCTCCCGTCGTTCGACGTCGAGGGCGAGGGCCTGCACCGCGAGCTCTCCCTCGCGGGCTGGCCCGGCGAGGGCACGGCCGTCGCCGCACGCGGCCTCGAGCTCGCGCCCAAGGCCGACGTCGCGACGCCGATCGACCTCGAGGTTCCCGAGCGCGGGGTGCTCGTCGTCGACGGACCCGCCCGCGCCGTCACCGGGCTCCTCCTCACGCTCGCGGGCCGCGTCCGCCCCGAGGGCGGCGACCTCAAGGTCGACGACCTCGTCCTCCCCGAGCGCGCCGCGACCGTGCGCCGTCGCGCCGCATGGCTCGACGCCCGCCGCGGCGACGCCCGCGCCGTCGACGCGGCGCTGCGCGAGCAACCGCGCGTGCTCGTCGTCGACCACGCGCACCACCTGCACGGCAACAGCCATGCCGGTGCCGCCCTCGCGGCCGCCGCGCAGCAGGGCACCACGCTCGTCCTCGGCACGACAGCCCCGGACGTCCTGCCTCCCGGCGTCGCCTCCACCCACCTGCTGACCCTCCCGAAGGGCGAGTGA
- a CDS encoding TetR/AcrR family transcriptional regulator, translated as MTAEAPVTADGPRTSARRERTRERLLDAALALFAEHGVEATSIEAICEGADFTRGAFYSNFEDKAALIDALSAREQERAVQQLRVAILEAPWASERCEGVDVDAATIGRIVTTLLRALTLDPRWGVVNSELRLRAMRDPRAAAAHAAREAAVMDAIAGEISALMARIGVVSLIPEGVFIRLLISGFQTELERALLLHASQPDGNAASAADPFGEAAEAAASWLPTVIDHLTRVEG; from the coding sequence ATGACTGCCGAAGCGCCCGTCACCGCCGACGGCCCGCGCACGAGCGCGCGCCGCGAGCGCACGCGCGAGCGACTTCTCGACGCCGCCCTCGCCCTCTTCGCGGAGCACGGCGTCGAGGCGACGTCGATCGAGGCGATCTGCGAGGGCGCCGACTTCACGCGCGGCGCGTTCTACTCGAACTTCGAGGACAAGGCCGCGCTCATCGACGCGCTCAGCGCGCGCGAGCAGGAGCGCGCCGTCCAGCAGCTCCGCGTCGCGATCCTCGAGGCCCCCTGGGCCAGCGAGCGCTGCGAGGGTGTCGACGTCGACGCCGCCACGATCGGCCGCATCGTCACGACCCTCCTGCGCGCCCTCACGCTCGACCCCCGCTGGGGCGTCGTCAACAGCGAGCTGCGCCTGCGCGCGATGCGCGACCCGCGCGCGGCCGCCGCGCACGCGGCCCGTGAGGCCGCGGTCATGGACGCGATCGCCGGCGAGATCAGCGCACTCATGGCGCGCATCGGCGTCGTCTCCCTCATCCCCGAGGGCGTGTTCATCCGCCTGCTCATCTCGGGCTTCCAGACCGAGCTCGAGCGGGCCCTGCTCCTGCACGCGAGCCAACCCGACGGGAACGCGGCGAGCGCCGCGGACCCGTTCGGCGAGGCGGCGGAGGCGGCGGCGTCGTGGCTGCCGACGGTGATCGACCACCTCACGCGCGTCGAGGGCTGA
- a CDS encoding TetR/AcrR family transcriptional regulator: MRADALRRREALITAAREQFLRHGDAVALEAVAARAGVGIATLYRNFPSRQDLIDATACAVLADMLRVAQVARVGLGSDPDGAWRTFVADLVDLRLGSVITALTHAPGTDPSPQVTEAQGRAEREIDSVLVLARKAGLLREDVGLTEFVLVVAHLSQPPTLRTPGAFPGFSARLMAMLLAGMRPDGTPLPDSEAGPGC; encoded by the coding sequence GTGCGAGCCGACGCTCTGAGACGTCGCGAAGCACTCATCACTGCTGCTCGCGAGCAGTTTCTGCGCCACGGGGACGCCGTCGCCCTCGAGGCCGTCGCAGCACGCGCCGGTGTGGGCATCGCCACTCTCTACCGCAACTTCCCGTCGCGTCAGGACCTCATCGACGCAACCGCCTGCGCCGTGCTCGCCGACATGCTGCGGGTCGCGCAGGTCGCACGCGTCGGGTTGGGCTCGGACCCGGACGGCGCGTGGCGGACCTTCGTCGCCGATCTTGTCGACCTGCGCCTCGGCTCGGTCATCACAGCGCTCACCCACGCGCCCGGCACCGACCCGTCGCCCCAGGTCACCGAGGCGCAGGGCCGCGCCGAGCGTGAGATCGACAGCGTCCTCGTCCTGGCCCGCAAGGCCGGGCTGCTGCGCGAGGACGTGGGCCTCACGGAGTTCGTCCTCGTCGTCGCGCACCTGAGCCAGCCGCCGACGCTCCGGACGCCCGGAGCCTTCCCCGGATTCTCGGCCCGCCTCATGGCGATGCTCCTCGCGGGCATGCGTCCGGACGGGACGCCACTGCCTGACAGCGAGGCTGGCCCGGGGTGCTGA
- a CDS encoding ABC transporter permease, whose translation MTNSARTTTAANPHLPKKPAGTLPKLLGSLGALTAIVVVLLMLFVLPSLKSGPHDLATGTVGDAQTTGALNANLEAVAPGAFVPETFADEAALRDAILDRSVNGGYVVEGDTVRLLTATAGSAAISGSLTQTTTAAAGAAGLTVTVEDLVPYTADDPSGIGIGGLAFPLVFGGIVPAVVAMKLFPGRLKMQLVSAGSFAVVGGVVVTSILRFWFGSFEGSILLPAAALGLGIAAISVPLLGLQALFGGKGFTALAASMMFLGNPLAGIGTSGAWLPSGLGLFGQLLPPGSTGTLMRSAAYFDGKGATGAVIILAAWVVAGIALCVVGARRQKAVDEAELVILDAELEASLATSDVV comes from the coding sequence GTGACCAACTCCGCCCGCACCACCACCGCGGCCAACCCGCACCTCCCGAAGAAGCCCGCCGGGACCCTCCCGAAGCTGCTCGGCTCCCTCGGCGCACTGACGGCGATCGTCGTCGTCCTGCTCATGCTCTTCGTCCTGCCGTCGCTCAAGAGCGGCCCCCACGACCTCGCGACCGGCACCGTCGGCGACGCCCAGACGACCGGCGCGCTCAACGCGAACCTCGAGGCCGTCGCCCCCGGCGCGTTCGTTCCCGAGACCTTCGCCGACGAGGCAGCCCTGCGCGACGCGATCCTCGACCGCAGCGTCAACGGCGGCTACGTCGTCGAGGGCGACACCGTCCGCCTCCTCACCGCGACCGCGGGCAGCGCCGCGATCTCCGGCTCGCTCACCCAGACCACGACGGCCGCCGCCGGCGCCGCTGGCCTGACCGTCACCGTCGAGGACCTCGTCCCCTACACCGCCGACGACCCGTCGGGCATCGGCATCGGCGGCCTCGCGTTCCCGCTCGTCTTCGGTGGCATCGTCCCCGCCGTCGTCGCCATGAAGCTCTTCCCCGGCCGGCTCAAGATGCAGCTCGTGAGCGCGGGCAGCTTCGCCGTCGTCGGCGGCGTCGTCGTCACGTCGATCCTGCGCTTCTGGTTCGGCAGCTTCGAGGGCTCGATCCTCCTGCCCGCTGCCGCGCTCGGCCTCGGCATCGCCGCGATCTCCGTCCCGCTGCTCGGCCTGCAGGCGCTCTTCGGCGGGAAGGGCTTCACCGCTCTCGCCGCGTCGATGATGTTCCTCGGCAACCCGCTCGCCGGCATCGGCACCTCGGGCGCGTGGCTGCCCTCCGGCCTCGGCCTGTTCGGCCAGCTCCTCCCACCCGGCTCGACCGGCACGCTCATGCGGTCCGCCGCGTACTTCGACGGCAAGGGCGCGACCGGCGCCGTCATCATCCTGGCCGCCTGGGTCGTCGCGGGCATCGCCCTCTGCGTCGTCGGCGCCCGCCGCCAGAAGGCCGTCGACGAGGCCGAGCTCGTCATCCTCGACGCCGAGCTCGAGGCGTCGCTCGCCACGAGCGACGTCGTCTGA